The genomic region ACAACTGACACGCTATGCGAACCAAGCTTAAACAGCGTCAGATAAACCAGCGTCAGGCCAATACCCGCAATCAGACCGGCGATAATGGTGTAGCGGGTCAGCAATGTCGGCTCGCTGACGCCACGGGAACGTGCTGTATTAACAATAACAATGCCAAACACCAGCGCACCCAGCGTATCCATGGTCAGATAGCCACTGAAAAAACCGCTGGTAAAAGCGGCATGTTGATAAGCCTCGGTTGCTGGTGCAATGTCGCCGGCAGGCCAAAGCAGCGCAGCAATTCCCAGCACCACCAGCGCTACAATCTTCAATGGCGCAAGCACATGACCGACGGTATCCAGCAGTTTTCCCGGATAAAGCGAAATGCCAACCACCAGCGCAAAGTAGGCCAGGCTGTACATAAACAGCAGCATCGGCCCCTCCCCCGTCAGAGGTGCGATACCCACCTCAAACGAAACGGTGGCGGTACGCGGCGTGGCAAACAGCGGTCCCACCGCCAGATAGCATACCGTTGCCAGCACAATCCCTGCAGCCTTGCCGATGGGTGAACTCAGCGCATCAATGCCGCCGCCCACGCGAGCCAGCGCGATCACGGTGATAACCGGCAGTCCGACTGCGGTGATCAAAAAGCCTGACGCTGCGACCCACACGTGCTCGCCCGACTGAATACCCACCATGGGCGGAAAAATAATATTACCGGCACCGACAAACAGGGCAAATGTCATAAAGCCCAGCGCGATGATGTCTTTGAAAGTTAAACGATTAGTCATAAGACGAGGATTAGCCTGTTACGGGTGTTGGTGAAATCGTCATATCAGCGTATCCCCTTACCTGCTGCGCACGCTGGCATCTGCCAACAGATGAAACGCGATCTTGCGATCAAATATCATTTACCCGAAAACCGGGCTGATTACGATCTTTTCTCAGGGGAAAACGAAAAAACGGCGCTAAGTAAACCGTTAATAGCGATGAAAGGCAAGCAAGGATCGGAAATGCAGTATTATTTAGCGCAAAAAAAGCTGAAGCAACTCAACACGTCAGCCTGATCATCCTTGAGATGAGATGTGTTTTTTTGTGCACACAGGGGGATTTATTGCAAAAAACGCTGAATAATGCGCAAAAAGCGCACGTAAGCACGCTTTTTGCCAACACCTTGCGCAGCTACCATACATCGCTGGCAATCTCAGTCACCAGCAGCAGCTTCGCCCACTGCTGCTCGCTCAGGCTGTTATCCTCTTCGGCTGAGGCAAAGCAACACTGTGGGCTTAAGCAGAGCTGATCGAGGCTGACATACTTTGCCGCTTCCTCAATACGCTTCTTCACGCTTTCCGGGTTTTCCAGCTCACCAACTTTGGTGGTCACAAGCCTCAACATCACCTGCTGTTTACCGGGCCTAATAAAAGCGTTAACGGCTCAAAGCCCCCGAAACGCTCGTTATCGTATTCCAGGAAAAAAGCATCAATGTTGACACCGCCAAAAAGAATTTCGGCCACCGGCTCATATCCGCCTTCCGCAATCCAGGTCGAACGAAAACGCCCCCGGCAGACGTGCAGACCAATAGTCAAATAGTCCGGTTTTCCCTCAATGGTTTTATTGACTACCTCCGCATAAGTGGCCGCCAGCGCCTGCGGACAGTCGCCCCACTCACGGATCTGGCTCTGTTGATCTTCAGAGCAGAGACAGGCCCAAGCAGTGTCATCCAGTTGCAGATAGCAACAGCCAGCATCGTAAAAAGCCCTGATTGCCTGACGCCAGGTCAGCGCCAGATCGTTAAAGTAGTCTTCCAGGTCGGGATACACCGTGGCGTCAATCATCTTTCTGCCGCCACGAAAATGCAGCACGCCTGGGCTGGGAATGGTCATTCTCGCAATGACATCACCGCTGATACCTTTCAGATAGCGAAAATGGGTCAGCATCGGATGATCGCCAAACCCCAGCCTGTCGGTCACTTTCACCCCGTGCACTTTACTCTGAATGCCCTGCTCCGCTTCATAAGCTTCAACGTCTTGCAGCCCTCAAGAAATCACAATACCACCAGGCCCGGCGAAACTCGCCGTCCGTCACCACCCGCAGACCGCAGGCTCGCTGCTGCGTGACCAGGTCTCGAATGGTTTCATCTTCTATACGACGCACTGCCACCGCGTCGATTTCACCGTGCTGAAACTGTTCACACGCCTGTTTAATCGTGGCCGGACGAAGAAAACTGCCGACGACTTCGCCACGATAGCGGGATGAATCTCTCTGCATGTCTGCTCACTCCTGCCACCGCATTACGTTGGATAATATCCTCGTCATGGATGTCACCTGAATGAAAGGGTTATGCGAATAACGTTGAGTATGAATCTCAGCAGATAACGTGAAGTTTTAGTACTGCGAGCAGGGCCACTGCTGGTCGCGATAATGGAACGCACAGGTGAAATATAAAAATGCTGTCTCTTTTTTTCAGATTGAAGGTGCCACTTATTTTTGGCACCTGTATCACTCTGCTAATAATTTAGCTTTTCAAAAAAGGATGCTGCAGACATATATTCATCAGACAGACATATATTCATCAGACAGACATATATTCATCAGACAGACATATATTCATCAGACAGACATATATTCATCAGACAGACATATATTCATCAGACAGACATATATTCATCAGACAGACATATATTTCTCATCACTATTTCCGCATCAGTATTAATTGACTCGAAAATCAGGAGATTGCATTTTTCATTGATTGTTATTTCCCATGAATTCTTTAGCCTGATTATTTTTTCCTTCTGCTCTGGAAGATTAGCTATTGTTTTTTTATAGTGCTCTGCAATATACGCCTGGTGCTTTCTGTTTTCTTTATTGCTTTTTCGTTTATTTCTTGCAACTGACTCATTTCTGGCTCAGTGAATGCAGCGCTGACATTAAGAGATACCATGCAGATAATTAAAACGCTGTTAATTGCTTTCATAGAAGTCAACCCTTCTTTTAAATCTGTCCTGAGGAACGAAAAACCAGGTTGTCCTGTCGGCAATCATTCTCCCGAATCCCGTTAAGTCTCCAGCATAGGCAAGCCTTTGCAAATAAGGCCTTGTAACAGTGCCATAGTCTCCTCGGTAGCGTAAATCAATAAGAATCTCTTTTATCTTTCCCGGGATATTATCCCACGCCAGAGTAGATGATATAGTGGGATTTGGATGATATTCCATTATGATCAACTTATTTTTACATATTCTCTCTACATCTTTTTTTAATTCTTCGTAAGTTGATATGAATAGTAACAATTGTTGCTGGTCTGTTATTTCGCTTATTGAATCCCTGTTATTTAGCACAAAATTATAGGCAGAGCATCCTTTTAACCTTGCACCTTCTGATATCTTCTCTGCTTTTTCCTTTTCGATTCCTGCTTTTTGCAATGATATTAAAGCACTTATTTTCGATCTATCACCGAGATCAAATCCTCTACCAATGGTTACACCTGAATTATTTTTTTACACGATGAGGTGTTGCCGGGCCAATGTATCTTTTTTGAGTAATCTCTGCTCGACTTTAAATTATTCCCTTCTGCCCTGAATGTCAGCAACCCTTTTTTAGGCTCCAGCATAGTAAATAGTCCATTAATTGTTGGGAAATTACATATTACGTCTGTTCTTTTGATTGTTCTACTTTATTTTTAACGTGAATAAAATATAAAGAAATGGTGCTCTTAAGATCGTTTTTCCAAAGTATCACCTTCTGCGCGGCGAAAGAAAAATCGCCAGGTAAGAAAATTTTTTCACAAGTTCAAGGGCAGCAATTTTTTGAATGCGGTAACTATTTTGTACCAGAAATCTAACGAAATACTGCCCTTCCAACTCAGTCGTCGTCAGTCGGTCGTGACGCAGACTTGCTGATCACGTATGCTTTGCGCTTTGGATGTAACATATGGCTAAAGTTGATGTCGTCTGCCCTCAGTGCAATGAAACTCATGCTGTACGATGTAACGGACATTCAGCATCCGGTGCCCAACGTTACATCTGCAAGCATTGTTCAAAGACCTTTCTGCTCAACTTTAGCTACTCCGGTGCCAAACCAGACACACACCAGACCATTGTTAATATGGCCATGAATGGTTACGGATGTCGCGATACCGCACGGGTTCTCGGTATCAGCCTCAATACGGTTCTGCAGCACTTAAAAAAATTTCGCCAAAGCAGGTAGCTGAGAATATCGACCCCGAAACGGAGGTTGTTATCTGCTGTGAAGCCGGTGAACAATGGTCTTACGTGCGGTGTAAAAGCAATCCCCGGTGGTTGTTCTATGCTTATGACCGTATCCGCAAACGTGCTCTGGCCCACGTCTTCGACCCGAGAAATGCCCCGACCCTGCGACGATTGCTGGCCCTGTTAAGCAAATTTAACATTGCCTTTTATATGACAGATGCCTGGCCGGTTTATAAAGTTCTGTTAAGTGCAACAGGCCACGTGGTGAGCAAGAAATATACCCAACGGACAGAACGACATAATCTTAATCTTCGCACACATATCAAACGACTGACCCGCAGAACAATTTGCTTTTCGAAGTCAGAGGAAATGCATGATAAGATCATCGGTTGGTATCTTACTCTTCATCATTATCAATAAATCTGCGTCACGACCCGTCAGTCCACCACATTAAGAACGCTAAAAAAGCATTCCTGATTATGCTTCACTTTGTACCTGGCCTTTCCACATAAGGCGTTGCTCATGACTGGCATGGAAGAGTGAACGGGGTTTTCGTACATGCAACCCCGCAGCGAACGGCCTACACCGAGCCGCGATACAAAAGTGTGAAGCGCCACACCTCCCGAACGGAAGGAAAACACAGCAGGGTATCCGGTAAACAGCAGAATCGGAACGGGAGCGCGCATCGGGGAACCTCCGGGAAGACATCGTCGGTACCCTGTGGCGTTGATTCTCAAAAAGCATCTGCCTGGCGAGGCGATCTGTATGCCATGCAATGAGAGACAGTGATGACACCACGCCAGTGAATATTCAACCCAGCCGCACCTGCCATAAGCCATAAGCCATAAGCCATAAGCCATTCTGGCGTTTGCTTGTGACATTATTCGCATGGCGGTCTGCATTCTTCGCGGTGGCTGGCAATAATGGCCTGATTATGCCCGGCAGGGTGTTTATTTACCCATCCCCGTCGTATCGCGCAAACAAAGCACTGCCGCTCAGTGCTCCGCTAACTGACAATCAGCCTTGAGAGGAAGCGTAAAACTAAAGCAGGTTTCTTTACCGGGCTGGCTGGTGATATTCAACCGCGCACCGTGATGGCTGAGTGCGTATTTTACAATAGCCAGGCCCAGTCCGCTGCCGCCCGTCTGTCTTGAGCGCGCACAATCCACGCGGTAAAAACGCTCCGTCAGGCGAGGGATATGCTCTGGCGCAATGCCGGGACCGTTATCGCTTACGCTGAAGGTTGCGCCCTGTGGCGTGCGAAGCCAGGCGATGACGATGCGCGTCCCGTCTGGCGTGTGGTTCACAGCGTTGTAAACCAGGTTGGATATCGCACTGCGCAGCTGTTCTTCATCGCCCAACACCTGCAACGTATCATCCACGCTGAAATCAATCTGATGGCGGCCCTGACTAAGGGTTTCCGCCTCGTGCTGCAGTAGCTTCAACATCACTGGCGCGTTGACCTGCTGCCGCAAATCCAGTGAGGGCGCGGCTTCAATTCGCGACAGCGTAAGCAACTGATTGACCAGATCATCCATACGGCGGGTTTGCGCATGCATGGTATGCAGTGCCTTGTGGCGCTGCGTCCCTTTCATCTCGGTTTCGGTCATCATTTCCAGATAGCCCTGCATCACCGTCAACGGTGTGCGCAGTTCATGGCTGACGTTGGCAAAAAAACTGCGGCGCGAGCTTTCCAGCTGGTGCATTTGCGTCATATCCCGCGCCACCAACAGATATTGCCCTTCACTGTAGGGCATCACGCGAAATTCAAGCTGGCGATGATTATTCAGCACAAGCGTCAGAGGGCGCGAAAAATCGCGCTGGCGCTGGTAGCGTGCAAATTCAGGATAGCGCAGCAGATTGAGAATGTTTTGCCCATTATCTTCCGGCCAGCGCAGCCCCAGCAGCTGCTGTGCCAGGCCATTACACCAGAAAATAAAACCTTCTTCGGTGGTCAGTACCAGCGCATCCGGCAGGGACTCGGCGCCGCTGCGAAAGCGTTTAATCAAATTGCGCAACTCGCGTCGACGACGACGATTACGCACCTGCATCTGATGCAAGCCGTAAAAAAGCGGTTCCCAGCTGCCCCGGCCGCCTGGTGGCGTCATACTGCGATCAACCCAAAGCCAGTGGGATAAGCGCAACAGATTAACAAAGTGCCAGCCCAGCAGCGACAACAGTGAAACCACCAGCAACCAAGGCAGATAGCCGACGACCAGCCCGATCAACAGCGCGGACAGGCAGGCGAGCAGGAGTTCCAGCAGCAATCCCTTCAGGGAGAGGCGTTCCAGCAAAGTGAATACTCCGGTTGTGGCGATTCAAAAACGCACAGAAAAACGGTAGCCAGTTCCACGAACGGTCTGCACCATGCGATCGTGGCCACTCGCCTCCAGCGCCTTACGTAAACGACGAATATGCACGTCAACGGTACGATCTTCAACGTAAACGTTGGTACCCCATACATGATTAAGCAACTGTTCACGACTGTATACGCGCTCGGAATGCGTCATAAAAAAGTGCAGCAGCTTATATTCCGTCGGCCCCATTTCCAGCGGCTGATTAGCGGACATCACGCGATGCGAAGACGGGTCCAGGCTGAGTCCCTGCATCTCAATCACCTCTTCCACCGCCATGGGTGAAATACGGCGCATCACCGCTTTGATCCGGGCGATCAGTTCCTTCGGGGAAAAAGGCTTAATGATGTAGTCGTCCGCCCCCACTTCCAGTCCGCGCACGCGATCTTCCTCTTCACCACGCGCGGTCAGCAGCATCACCGGAATATCGCGGGTCATCGCTTCACGCCTGAGGTGTTTAATAAACTGGATACCTGAACCGCCCGGCAGCATCCAGTCCAGCAGGATCAGATCTGGCCAGGGTTCAATCAGCTGACTGACCGCACTGTCATAGTCTTCCGCTTCAACAGGGTGATAGCCATTCCGCTCCAGAACGAAACACAACATTTCACGGATTGGGGCTTCATCTTCTACCACCAGAATACGCTTGGCCATTATTGCTCCTGCTGCGATGACGGGATGTCACTGGGATTCGCGGCGCTATTATGCGTCAGTTTTATGACAATTTTATGAAAAAAACCCGTCTGTCCGCGAACTGACAGCAATCCTGTGAAAGATCAAATGCCTTTGATGCTGGGGGTTTTTACCCGGTTTGTTTATAATCCTGCAAACGCATTCCGCACAGAAGGAAGCCCATGCGCATCATTCATACCGCTGACTGGCATCTGGGCCAGTTTTTTTATACCAAAAGCCGTGCCGCAGAACATCAGGCATTTCTTGACTGGTTGCTGGCGCAGGTAACCGAACAGCAGGCGGATGCGATTATCGTCGCCGGGGACATTTTCGATACCGGCTCGCCACCCAGCTATGCCCGCGAGCTGCTTAACCGCTTTATTGTCAGGCTCCAGCCAACCGGTTGCCAGCTGGTTCTGCTTGGCGGTAATCATGATTCGGTGGCGGTGCTGAACGAGTCGCGGCACCTGCTGGCCTGCCTCAATACCACCGTGGTTGCCGCCGCCGCTGAACAGCCGGACCAACAGATATTACGCCTGAACAACCGCCACGGTCAGCCCGCAGCCCTGCTCTGCGCCATTCCCTTCCTGCGCCCGCGCGATATCACTACCAGCCAGGCTGGCCTGTCTGGTCTGGAAAAACAGCAGTCTCTGCTGGAGGCCATCACCACGCACTATCAGCGGTGCTGGCAACACGCGCTGCAACAGCGCGAGGAGATGAAGCTGTCTGTTCCCGTCATTGCCACTGGTCATCTGACCACCGTCGGCGTGACCCAAAGCGATTCGGTGCGCGATATTTACATCGGCACGCTGGATGCGTTCCCCGCTCAGGCCTTCCCGCCAGCCGATTACATTGCACTGGGGCATATTCACCGAGCCCAGCGCATTGCCGGAACGGAGCATATTCGCTATAGCGGCTCGCCCATTCCTCTCAGTTTTGATGAGTTGGGTAAAGAAAAAAGCGTCTTTCTGGTGGAGTTTGCCGGGGACAAACTGCATCGGGTTGAACCCCTTGTCATTCCGATGTTTCAGCCGATGCAAATCATTAAAGGCTCGCTGGAAGAAATAACACGTCAGCTGACAGCCATTCAGCCGCGCCCAGACGGTAAAGTCGTCTGGCTGGATATTGAGGTGGTCACCGACTGCTGGCTGAATGACTTGCAGCGGCGCATCCAGGAGATAACGCACGATTTGCCGGTCGATATCGTGCTGCTCCGCCGCAGCCGCGAGCAGCGTGAACAAACCATTGTGCGTCAGGATAATGAAACCCTCAGCGAACTGAGCGTGGAAGATGTGTTTGCGCGCAGGCTGGCCTCCGAGCAGGACATGTCGCCCCAGCGGCTGGCCCGTATCACCGCGCTTTTTCAGCAAACGCTGGCAGAAATTGATGAGGAGGAACAGCCATGAAAATTCTGACCCTGCGCTTTAAAAACCTCAATTCGCTCAGGGGTGAATGGAAGATTGACTTCACCGCCGAGCCGTTCGCCAGCAACGGCCTTTTTGCGATCACCGGCCCCACGGGGGCTGGCAAAACCACCCTGCTTGATGCTATCTGTCTGGCGCTGTATCACGAAACGCCTCGTCTGGGAAAACTGTCGCAAACGCAAAATGGCCTGATGACCCGCGATACCACAGACTGCCTGGCCGAAGTCGAGTTTGAAGTAAAAGGAGAAGCCTGGCGCGCATTCTGGAGTCAGCGGCGGGCGCACGGCGCGGTCAATGGCAATCTGAAAGCACCGCGTGTGGAACTGGCCCGCTGTGCCGACAACAAGATTATCGCAGACAAAGTAAAAGACAAACTGGAGATGATGGCAGGACTGACCGGGCTGGACTTTGGCCGCTTCACCAAATCCATGATGCTGTCACAAGGGCAGTTTGCTGCCTTTCTGAACGCCGATGCCAACAGCCGGGCCGGGCTGCTCGAAGAACTGACCGGCACCGAGATCTATGGACGTCTTTCAGCCAGCGTATTCGAGCGCTTTAAAAACATTCGC from Erwinia tracheiphila harbors:
- the brnQ gene encoding branched-chain amino acid transport system II carrier protein, which encodes MTNRLTFKDIIALGFMTFALFVGAGNIIFPPMVGIQSGEHVWVAASGFLITAVGLPVITVIALARVGGGIDALSSPIGKAAGIVLATVCYLAVGPLFATPRTATVSFEVGIAPLTGEGPMLLFMYSLAYFALVVGISLYPGKLLDTVGHVLAPLKIVALVVLGIAALLWPAGDIAPATEAYQHAAFTSGFFSGYLTMDTLGALVFGIVIVNTARSRGVSEPTLLTRYTIIAGLIAGIGLTLVYLTLFKLGSHSVSVVAQGANGAAILHAYVQQTFGSTGNLFLAGLIFVACMVTAVGLTCACAEFFEQYLPLSYRKLVFILGLFSMVISNLGLSHLIQFSIPVLTAIYPPCIVLILLSFTLGWWKKSSRIIAPGMLVSLIFGIVDAIKASAFAEILPQSVAHLPLADQGLAWLPPSLLILVIAALYDRIFCR
- a CDS encoding lysozyme family protein; protein product: MGRGFDLGDRSKISALISLQKAGIEKEKAEKISEGARLKGCSAYNFVLNNRDSISEITDQQQLLLFISTYEELKKDVERICKNKLIIMEYHPNPTISSTLAWDNIPGKIKEILIDLRYRGDYGTVTRPYLQRLAYAGDLTGFGRMIADRTTWFFVPQDRFKRRVDFYESN
- a CDS encoding IS1 family transposase (programmed frameshift) translates to MAKVDVVCPQCNETHAVRCNGHSASGAQRYICKHCSKTFLLNFSYSGAKPDTHQTIVNMAMNGYGCRDTARVLGISLNTVLQHLKKFPPKQVAENIDPETEVVICCEAGEQWSYVRCKSNPRWLFYAYDRIRKRALAHVFDPRNAPTLRRLLALLSKFNIAFYMTDAWPVYKVLLSATGHVVSKKYTQRTERHNLNLRTHIKRLTRRTICFSKSEEMHDKIIGWYLTLHHYQ
- the phoR gene encoding phosphate regulon sensor histidine kinase PhoR → MLERLSLKGLLLELLLACLSALLIGLVVGYLPWLLVVSLLSLLGWHFVNLLRLSHWLWVDRSMTPPGGRGSWEPLFYGLHQMQVRNRRRRRELRNLIKRFRSGAESLPDALVLTTEEGFIFWCNGLAQQLLGLRWPEDNGQNILNLLRYPEFARYQRQRDFSRPLTLVLNNHRQLEFRVMPYSEGQYLLVARDMTQMHQLESSRRSFFANVSHELRTPLTVMQGYLEMMTETEMKGTQRHKALHTMHAQTRRMDDLVNQLLTLSRIEAAPSLDLRQQVNAPVMLKLLQHEAETLSQGRHQIDFSVDDTLQVLGDEEQLRSAISNLVYNAVNHTPDGTRIVIAWLRTPQGATFSVSDNGPGIAPEHIPRLTERFYRVDCARSRQTGGSGLGLAIVKYALSHHGARLNITSQPGKETCFSFTLPLKADCQLAEH
- the phoB gene encoding phosphate response regulator transcription factor PhoB, with product MAKRILVVEDEAPIREMLCFVLERNGYHPVEAEDYDSAVSQLIEPWPDLILLDWMLPGGSGIQFIKHLRREAMTRDIPVMLLTARGEEEDRVRGLEVGADDYIIKPFSPKELIARIKAVMRRISPMAVEEVIEMQGLSLDPSSHRVMSANQPLEMGPTEYKLLHFFMTHSERVYSREQLLNHVWGTNVYVEDRTVDVHIRRLRKALEASGHDRMVQTVRGTGYRFSVRF
- the sbcD gene encoding exonuclease subunit SbcD, translated to MRIIHTADWHLGQFFYTKSRAAEHQAFLDWLLAQVTEQQADAIIVAGDIFDTGSPPSYARELLNRFIVRLQPTGCQLVLLGGNHDSVAVLNESRHLLACLNTTVVAAAAEQPDQQILRLNNRHGQPAALLCAIPFLRPRDITTSQAGLSGLEKQQSLLEAITTHYQRCWQHALQQREEMKLSVPVIATGHLTTVGVTQSDSVRDIYIGTLDAFPAQAFPPADYIALGHIHRAQRIAGTEHIRYSGSPIPLSFDELGKEKSVFLVEFAGDKLHRVEPLVIPMFQPMQIIKGSLEEITRQLTAIQPRPDGKVVWLDIEVVTDCWLNDLQRRIQEITHDLPVDIVLLRRSREQREQTIVRQDNETLSELSVEDVFARRLASEQDMSPQRLARITALFQQTLAEIDEEEQP